In Microbacterium enclense, one genomic interval encodes:
- the coxB gene encoding cytochrome c oxidase subunit II, giving the protein MPSKRRLRWAAVPVGIASVALLSGCTTTQLHGFLPGFVDDGTPATNHTDMVAGLWVNSWIVLLAVGVITWGLMLWAVIAYRRRKGQSGLPVQLRYNMPIEIFYTIVPLILVVGFFAFTARDQNTLETQYDDPDVSITAYGKQWAWDFQYNGEKEDNSDALYSMGVQAKATSDGYDLDDVPTLYLPVDKKVKIDLRSRDVIHSFWIIDFLYKKDMYIGRDNEWSFTPTREGTYEGKCAELCGEYHSAMLFNVKVVSQAEYEDYLDSLRSAGDVGDISDLSRLQNLTTAGAEGNK; this is encoded by the coding sequence GTGCCCTCCAAACGTCGCCTCCGTTGGGCTGCCGTCCCCGTCGGGATCGCCTCCGTCGCGCTCCTGTCCGGCTGCACCACGACACAGCTCCACGGCTTCCTGCCCGGCTTCGTCGACGACGGCACCCCCGCCACCAACCACACCGACATGGTCGCCGGTCTCTGGGTCAACTCCTGGATCGTTCTGCTCGCCGTCGGTGTCATCACGTGGGGGCTCATGCTCTGGGCGGTCATCGCATACCGCCGTCGCAAGGGGCAGTCGGGTCTGCCGGTGCAGCTGCGCTACAACATGCCGATCGAGATCTTCTACACGATCGTCCCGCTGATCCTGGTCGTCGGTTTCTTCGCCTTCACGGCACGCGATCAGAACACGCTCGAGACGCAGTACGACGACCCTGACGTGTCGATCACCGCGTACGGCAAGCAGTGGGCGTGGGATTTCCAGTACAACGGCGAGAAGGAAGACAACTCCGACGCCCTGTACTCGATGGGTGTCCAGGCCAAGGCCACGTCCGACGGCTACGACCTCGATGACGTGCCGACTCTCTACCTGCCCGTCGACAAGAAGGTCAAGATCGACCTCCGTTCGCGCGACGTCATCCACTCGTTCTGGATCATCGACTTCCTGTACAAGAAGGACATGTACATCGGTCGCGACAACGAGTGGTCCTTCACACCGACCCGCGAGGGGACGTACGAGGGCAAGTGCGCCGAGCTCTGTGGCGAGTACCACTCGGCCATGCTCTTCAACGTCAAGGTCGTGAGCCAGGCCGAGTACGAGGACTACCTCGACTCGCTCCGCTCCGCCGGTGACGTCGGCGACATCAGTGATCTGTCGCGCCTGCAGAACCTCACGACGGCCGGCGCCGAAGGGAACAAGTGA
- a CDS encoding protein phosphatase 2C domain-containing protein — translation MPLRLNTAAVSDAGAHRPTNQDAAFVASWGAAVADGVGGGPSGDLASAALIHRLVATRGSAIDADGLLVRIREANWDIRAHVERDPALRGMATTFTGLFLGTGGQLLLAHTGDSRAYLLRQGEFTRETRDDSYVQALVDHGIIPPEAAAAHPRRNIITASLGGAEGDVVSVAERPPMLGDRWVLCSDGLTDYVPEADVARLVAEAPDPRSAAASAVALALEAGTRDNVTVVVCDVVDDDEPIVGEPVFSGSAARWFAEDVETA, via the coding sequence GTGCCCCTTCGGCTGAATACGGCCGCCGTCTCCGACGCCGGCGCCCACCGTCCCACCAACCAGGACGCCGCGTTCGTGGCGTCCTGGGGTGCGGCGGTGGCTGATGGCGTTGGCGGCGGACCGTCGGGAGACCTCGCCTCGGCCGCTCTCATCCATCGCCTGGTGGCGACGAGGGGAAGCGCCATCGACGCGGACGGTCTCCTCGTCCGTATCCGCGAAGCGAACTGGGACATCCGCGCTCACGTCGAACGGGATCCCGCCCTACGAGGGATGGCGACTACGTTCACCGGGCTGTTCCTCGGCACGGGTGGACAGCTGCTCCTCGCACACACGGGGGATTCGCGGGCGTACCTGCTGAGGCAGGGCGAGTTCACGCGCGAGACGCGAGACGATTCGTACGTGCAGGCGCTGGTCGATCACGGCATCATTCCTCCCGAAGCGGCGGCCGCCCACCCGCGACGCAACATCATCACCGCTTCGCTCGGTGGAGCCGAAGGCGATGTCGTTTCGGTCGCCGAGCGCCCACCGATGCTAGGCGACCGATGGGTCTTGTGCAGTGACGGACTGACCGACTATGTCCCCGAGGCGGATGTGGCACGCCTCGTCGCCGAGGCCCCTGACCCGCGCTCAGCCGCGGCGTCGGCGGTCGCCCTCGCTCTCGAGGCCGGCACGCGGGATAACGTGACGGTTGTGGTCTGTGACGTGGTCGACGACGACGAGCCCATCGTGGGCGAGCCCGTGTTCTCGGGCTCCGCGGCCCGCTGGTTCGCCGAGGACGTCGAGACGGCCTGA
- a CDS encoding DUF3043 domain-containing protein, whose translation MAKSPAPAPNDTPVDPTATGSGKGRATPSRAEQEAARKRPLVPDTKEAKARARADLAAQREKARVGMAAGEERYLPVRDKGPQRRFARDFVDAGWHLGEGVMPFMLVVILLTVLPVQFFQYWAFVALWIFILFVIGDMIITSIRVKRAAKDKFGESKLEKGLGWYAAMRTVQMRFMRLPKAQVKRGQYPV comes from the coding sequence GTGGCCAAGTCCCCCGCCCCCGCTCCCAACGACACTCCCGTCGACCCGACGGCGACAGGTTCGGGCAAGGGCCGTGCGACGCCGTCGCGGGCCGAGCAGGAGGCGGCGCGCAAGCGTCCCCTCGTCCCCGACACCAAAGAAGCGAAGGCCCGCGCGCGCGCCGACCTCGCCGCGCAGCGCGAGAAGGCTCGCGTCGGCATGGCCGCCGGTGAAGAGCGGTACCTCCCCGTGCGCGACAAGGGTCCGCAGCGGCGCTTCGCGCGTGACTTCGTGGACGCCGGTTGGCACCTGGGCGAGGGCGTCATGCCCTTCATGCTCGTGGTCATCCTGCTCACCGTGCTGCCGGTGCAGTTCTTCCAGTACTGGGCGTTCGTGGCCCTGTGGATCTTCATCCTGTTCGTGATCGGCGACATGATCATCACGTCGATCCGCGTCAAGCGTGCCGCGAAAGACAAGTTCGGCGAGAGCAAGCTCGAGAAGGGGCTCGGCTGGTACGCCGCGATGCGTACCGTGCAAATGCGCTTCATGCGCCTGCCCAAGGCGCAGGTCAAGCGCGGCCAGTATCCGGTCTGA
- a CDS encoding dipeptidase, translating into MTPDLSLQNAVRDAAAAGIPSALADLGALVRIPSIAWPAFDQSALVESADTVAELFRGTGVFDRVEVKRATIPGTDELGQPAVLASRSAKNGRPTVLLYAHHDVQPPGDDELWESPPFEPTVRDGRLYGRGAADDKAGIMAHVGAIRALADVAGDDLDLGIAVFIEGEEEYGSRSFAQFLADNADALRSDVIVVADSGNWDDRTPGLTVSLRGNARFTLTVRTLAHASHSGMLGGAVPDAMLATVKLLATLWDDDGAVAVEGLHVRDAETPAYDEATLRAESGLLEGVSPIGRDTILSRIWNKPSVTVTGWDATPVASASNTLAPQTSVVISARVAPGQRAEEAYAAIEAHLRAHAPFGAQLEFTDVDCGDAFLVDTSGWAVEDARASFAEGYGVESVDVGVGGSIPFIADLVREFPGAQILVTGVEDPHARAHSPNESLHLETFRNAVVSEALLLARLNARTV; encoded by the coding sequence ATGACCCCCGACCTGTCCTTGCAGAATGCCGTGCGCGACGCCGCGGCCGCCGGCATCCCTTCCGCCCTCGCCGATCTCGGTGCGCTCGTGCGCATCCCGTCGATCGCCTGGCCGGCGTTCGACCAGTCCGCGCTGGTGGAGAGCGCCGACACCGTGGCGGAGCTCTTCCGCGGGACCGGGGTGTTCGACAGGGTCGAGGTGAAGCGTGCGACGATCCCGGGCACCGATGAGCTCGGCCAGCCCGCCGTCCTCGCGAGCCGATCGGCCAAGAACGGCCGGCCCACCGTTCTTCTGTACGCCCACCACGACGTCCAGCCTCCCGGCGACGACGAGCTGTGGGAGTCGCCGCCGTTCGAGCCGACGGTGCGCGACGGCCGTCTGTACGGCCGGGGCGCCGCCGACGACAAGGCCGGCATCATGGCCCACGTGGGCGCGATCCGAGCGCTGGCCGACGTCGCGGGAGATGACCTCGACCTGGGCATCGCCGTCTTCATCGAAGGCGAGGAGGAGTACGGCTCGCGCTCCTTCGCGCAGTTCCTTGCCGACAACGCCGACGCGCTGCGCTCCGATGTGATCGTGGTCGCCGACTCCGGCAACTGGGACGATCGCACGCCCGGTCTCACCGTCTCCCTCCGCGGTAACGCGCGATTCACCCTGACGGTACGCACGCTCGCCCACGCGTCGCACTCGGGCATGCTGGGCGGTGCGGTTCCGGATGCCATGCTCGCCACGGTGAAGCTCCTCGCCACCCTGTGGGACGACGACGGCGCGGTCGCCGTCGAGGGCCTGCACGTCCGCGACGCTGAGACGCCCGCCTACGACGAGGCCACGCTCCGTGCCGAGTCGGGGCTGCTCGAGGGCGTCAGCCCCATCGGTCGCGACACGATCCTCAGCCGCATCTGGAACAAGCCCTCCGTCACCGTCACGGGATGGGATGCCACACCTGTCGCGTCGGCGTCCAACACCCTCGCACCGCAGACGAGCGTCGTCATCAGCGCCCGCGTCGCGCCCGGCCAGCGCGCCGAGGAGGCCTACGCCGCCATCGAGGCGCATCTGCGTGCGCACGCGCCCTTCGGCGCCCAGCTGGAGTTCACCGACGTCGACTGCGGGGATGCGTTTCTCGTGGACACGAGCGGCTGGGCCGTCGAAGACGCGCGTGCATCGTTCGCGGAGGGGTACGGCGTGGAGTCGGTGGACGTGGGCGTGGGCGGATCCATCCCGTTCATCGCCGACCTCGTGCGGGAGTTCCCCGGCGCGCAGATCCTCGTCACCGGCGTGGAGGACCCGCACGCCCGGGCGCATAGCCCGAACGAGTCCCTGCACCTGGAGACGTTCCGCAACGCGGTCGTGTCCGAAGCGCTTCTGCTCGCTCGCTTGAACGCGCGCACCGTCTGA
- the erpA gene encoding iron-sulfur cluster insertion protein ErpA, with protein sequence MTDTTLSSAADTREHGVGLTTAASDKVKSLLSQEGRDDLRLRVAVQPGGCSGLIYQLYFDERYLDGDKVVDFEGVEVIVDDMSVPYLDGASIDFKDTISEQGFTIDNPNAQGSCACGDSFH encoded by the coding sequence ATGACCGACACCACACTGTCGTCCGCCGCCGACACCCGCGAGCACGGCGTGGGTCTGACCACCGCCGCCTCCGACAAGGTCAAGAGCCTGCTGTCGCAGGAGGGACGCGACGATCTGCGTCTGCGCGTCGCCGTCCAGCCCGGCGGCTGCTCCGGCCTGATCTACCAGCTCTACTTCGATGAGCGCTACCTCGACGGCGACAAGGTCGTCGATTTCGAGGGCGTCGAGGTCATCGTCGACGACATGAGCGTGCCGTACCTCGACGGTGCCAGCATCGACTTCAAGGACACGATCTCGGAGCAGGGCTTCACGATCGACAACCCGAACGCGCAGGGCTCCTGCGCGTGCGGCGACAGCTTCCACTGA
- the ctaD gene encoding cytochrome c oxidase subunit I, whose product MATTLPLQEKGASRPTTLPPRQAALLSTSRVEQKGNLVVKWITSTDHKTIGYMYLIASVVFFMLGGVMALIIRAELFEPGMQIIPTKEQYNQLFTMHGTIMLLMFATPLFAGFANALLPLQIGAPDVAFPRLNAFAFWLFLFGSTIAVSGFLTPQGAAGFGWFAYQPLANASFSPGVGGNLWMLGLGISGFGTILGAVNFITTILTMRAPGMTMWRMPIFSWNTLITSILILLAFPVLAAAIFAAAADRVLGAHIYSPENGGVLLWQHLFWFFGHPEVYIIALPFFGIVSEIFPVFSRKPIFGYKTLVYATIAIAALSVAVWAHHMYVTGGVLLPFFALMTMLIAVPTGVKIFNWIGTLWRGSVTFETPMVFALGFLVSFVFGGLTGVILASPPLDFHLSDSYFVVAHFHYVVFGTVVFAMFAGFYFWWPKWTGKMLNERLGMVHFWMLFIGFHMTFLIQHWLGVDGMVRRYADYAAADGWTWENQLSTVGSMILGASMIPFLLNVWITARKAPRVTVDDPWGYGASLEWATSCPPPRHNFTSIPRIRSERPAFDLNHPEAGIPVGVGPAKDAPDTPVVDAAAGEVK is encoded by the coding sequence ATGGCCACGACGCTTCCGCTCCAGGAGAAGGGTGCCTCGCGCCCGACGACTCTCCCTCCGCGTCAAGCCGCACTGCTGAGCACCTCGCGTGTCGAGCAGAAGGGCAACCTGGTCGTCAAGTGGATCACCTCCACCGACCACAAGACCATCGGTTACATGTACCTGATCGCCTCGGTGGTCTTCTTCATGCTCGGTGGCGTGATGGCGCTCATCATCCGCGCGGAGCTCTTCGAGCCCGGGATGCAGATCATCCCCACGAAAGAGCAGTACAACCAGCTCTTCACCATGCACGGCACGATCATGCTGCTCATGTTCGCGACGCCGCTTTTCGCCGGTTTCGCCAACGCGCTGCTGCCGCTGCAGATCGGCGCTCCCGATGTGGCCTTCCCGCGTCTGAACGCCTTCGCGTTCTGGTTGTTCCTGTTCGGCTCGACGATCGCGGTGTCCGGCTTCCTGACTCCGCAGGGTGCGGCGGGCTTCGGGTGGTTCGCCTACCAGCCGCTCGCGAATGCGAGCTTCTCCCCGGGTGTCGGTGGAAACCTCTGGATGCTGGGTCTGGGGATCAGCGGATTCGGCACGATCCTCGGTGCCGTCAACTTCATCACGACGATCCTCACGATGCGCGCCCCTGGCATGACCATGTGGCGCATGCCGATCTTCTCGTGGAACACGCTGATCACGAGCATCCTGATCCTGCTCGCCTTCCCGGTTCTCGCTGCGGCGATCTTCGCTGCTGCGGCTGACCGCGTGCTCGGTGCCCACATCTACAGCCCCGAGAACGGCGGTGTCCTGCTCTGGCAGCACCTGTTCTGGTTCTTCGGTCACCCCGAGGTGTACATCATCGCGCTGCCGTTCTTCGGCATCGTCTCCGAGATCTTCCCGGTCTTCAGTCGCAAGCCGATCTTCGGATACAAGACGCTCGTCTACGCGACCATCGCCATCGCCGCCCTGTCCGTCGCGGTGTGGGCGCACCACATGTACGTCACGGGTGGCGTCCTGCTGCCGTTCTTCGCGCTGATGACGATGCTCATCGCGGTGCCGACCGGTGTGAAGATCTTCAACTGGATCGGAACCCTCTGGCGAGGATCGGTGACGTTCGAAACGCCGATGGTCTTCGCCCTCGGCTTCCTCGTGTCGTTCGTCTTCGGTGGTCTGACCGGCGTCATCCTCGCGTCGCCCCCGCTCGACTTCCACCTGTCCGACTCGTACTTCGTGGTGGCCCACTTCCACTACGTGGTCTTCGGCACGGTCGTGTTCGCGATGTTCGCGGGCTTCTACTTCTGGTGGCCGAAGTGGACGGGCAAGATGCTCAACGAGCGTCTCGGCATGGTGCACTTCTGGATGCTGTTCATCGGCTTCCACATGACCTTCCTCATCCAGCACTGGCTGGGCGTCGACGGCATGGTCCGCCGATACGCGGACTACGCCGCTGCGGACGGATGGACCTGGGAGAACCAGCTGTCGACCGTCGGCTCGATGATCCTCGGCGCGTCGATGATCCCCTTCCTGCTCAACGTGTGGATCACCGCGCGCAAGGCGCCGCGGGTCACGGTCGACGATCCGTGGGGTTATGGAGCGTCGCTCGAGTGGGCCACCTCGTGCCCGCCGCCGCGTCACAACTTCACCTCGATCCCGCGCATCCGTAGCGAGCGCCCCGCGTTCGACCTGAACCACCCCGAAGCCGGTATCCCGGTCGGTGTGGGCCCGGCCAAGGACGCCCCCGATACGCCCGTCGTCGACGCGGCCGCTGGAGAGGTCAAGTAA
- a CDS encoding cytochrome c oxidase subunit 4, whose translation MRTNVGLWWLLAGFGFFIAVVYTAWSLIQHGGVEWVGTVALVFLGLMSSMIAFYVGRVLKAQGGELPEDSLTADIDDGDPEMGEFSPWSWWPIVLAASAAIAVIGLAVGSWMVPIGFLVFVVAIVGWVYEYYRGYFAR comes from the coding sequence ATGCGCACCAACGTCGGACTCTGGTGGCTCCTCGCGGGCTTCGGATTCTTCATCGCCGTCGTCTACACCGCCTGGAGCCTCATCCAGCACGGGGGCGTCGAATGGGTCGGAACGGTGGCCCTGGTCTTCCTCGGCCTCATGTCGTCGATGATTGCTTTCTACGTCGGCCGCGTCCTCAAGGCGCAGGGCGGCGAGCTCCCCGAGGACTCGCTGACGGCGGACATCGATGACGGCGACCCCGAGATGGGCGAGTTCAGCCCGTGGTCGTGGTGGCCGATCGTCCTGGCGGCCTCGGCGGCGATCGCGGTGATCGGCCTCGCCGTCGGCAGCTGGATGGTCCCGATTGGTTTCCTCGTGTTCGTCGTCGCCATCGTCGGCTGGGTGTACGAGTACTACCGCGGGTACTTCGCGCGCTGA